One Salvia splendens isolate huo1 chromosome 12, SspV2, whole genome shotgun sequence genomic window carries:
- the LOC121756983 gene encoding coiled-coil domain-containing protein 115-like, with the protein MQISENRTESTDKLMEADQHVLNFLDSMDTYLNLMDSLSSTLRQGWLELASARHSMGAARVSSTLFDLKSHHASTTLEVDNVDANVEPPHFKLCKWVASDDSEMNNGEAKCKDDEMSPATPETPRAPDEEPQARRAESGESPVSPDDHVQQARSRSLSMFGTLVSPKLRATQTSFEKAMEMLVEISNVRASLLHAHNQVQKDVKAAK; encoded by the exons ATGCAGATTTCCGAAAATAGGACTGAATCGACTGATAAGCTCATGGAAGCTGATCAGCACGTATTGAATTTCTTAGATTCCATGGATACTTATCTAAATCTTATGGATTCCTTATCATCAACTCTTCGTCAG GGATGGCTGGAGCTAGCCAGTGCTCGACATTCAATGGGTGCTGCTCGTGTCAGCAGCACCTTGTTTGACCTCAAATCTCATCATGCTTCAACAACACTAGAAGTAGACAATG TTGACGCCAATGTAGAGCCACCGCACTTCAAATTGTGCAAATGGGTGGCCTCAGATGATTCTGAAATGAATAATGGGGAAGCCAAATGTAAGGATGATGAAATGTCACCGGCCACGCCTGAAACCCCACGAGCTCCGGATGAGG AACCTCAAGCTAGACGGGCTGAAAGTGGTGAATCCCCAGTTTCTCCTGATGATCAC GTCCAACAGGCAAGATCTAGATCACTTTCCATGTTTGGGACACTGGTCTCTCCCAAGCTTCGTGCAACCCAGACGTCGTTTGAGAAAG CTATGGAGATGCTGGTGGAGATATCAAACGTACGAGCTTCTTTGCTGCATGCTCACAATCAAGTGCAGAAAGACGTGAAGGCTGCCAAATAG
- the LOC121756863 gene encoding high mobility group B protein 3-like encodes MKGGKTKADTKSKLGVKISKKDKQAAKDPNKPKRPPSAFFVFMEDFRKQYKEKHPSNKSVAAVGKAGGDRWKSLSEEEKAPYVAEAGKRKEAYERNMETYNRKLAGGADDDSDKSKSEVNDEDEEGSVEEEDDD; translated from the exons ATGAAAGGAGGAAAAACAAAAGCTGATACAAAGAGCAA GCTTGGTGTGAAGATCTCAAAGAAGGACAAGCAGGCTGCCAAGGATCCAAACAAACCAAAAAGGCCTCCaagtgctttctttgttttcat GGAAGATTTTAGGAAGCAATATAAAGAAAAGCACCCTAGCAACAAATCGGTTGCTGCT GTTGGTAAAGCTGGTGGTGATAGGTGGAAGTCATTGAGTGAGGAG GAAAAGGCTCCATATGTAGCAGAAGCAGGGAAGCGCAAAGAAGCATATGAACGAAACATGGAAACATACAACAGAAAATTG GCTGGAGGTGCTGATGATGATTCCGACAAATCAAAGTCAGAAGTAAACGATGAAGATGAGGAAGGCAGTGTTGAG GAGGAAGATGATGACTGA